One Chloroflexota bacterium DNA window includes the following coding sequences:
- a CDS encoding isocitrate/isopropylmalate dehydrogenase family protein: MTYQVTLIPGDGIGPEIAAAAREVLEATGVAFEWDEQTAGEATLASEGNPLPDRVIDSVRRTKVALKGPITTPVGMGFRSVNVALRQALTLYANVRPARSFVGVASRYSDVDLVIVRENTEDLYAGIERAVSADHAESTKIITRGASERIARYAFEYAVRNGRKVVTAVHKANIMKLTDGLFLDSCRRVAADYEGRIGFQDRIVDNMCMQLVQKPETYDVLVAPNLYGDIISDLTAGLVGGLGLAPGANIGEEAAVFEAVHGSAPKYAGQDRANPTALILSGALLLRHIGETAAGAAVEDAVRAVIGEGAIRTADLGGTSGTRAYGEAVAARVQALRSAA, from the coding sequence GTGACCTACCAGGTGACCCTCATTCCCGGTGACGGGATCGGGCCCGAGATCGCGGCGGCCGCCCGCGAGGTGCTCGAGGCCACCGGCGTGGCTTTCGAATGGGACGAGCAGACGGCCGGAGAGGCCACCCTGGCCAGCGAGGGCAATCCGCTGCCGGATCGCGTCATCGACAGCGTGCGACGCACCAAGGTCGCCCTCAAGGGGCCGATCACGACTCCGGTGGGAATGGGGTTCCGGAGCGTCAACGTCGCCCTGCGCCAGGCATTGACCCTGTACGCCAACGTGCGACCCGCCCGCAGCTTCGTCGGCGTCGCGTCCCGCTACTCCGACGTCGACCTGGTCATCGTCCGCGAGAACACCGAGGACCTGTACGCGGGAATCGAGCGTGCGGTCAGCGCCGACCACGCGGAGAGCACCAAGATCATCACCCGTGGCGCGTCCGAGCGGATCGCCCGCTACGCGTTCGAGTACGCGGTGCGGAACGGACGGAAGGTCGTCACCGCCGTCCACAAGGCGAACATCATGAAGCTCACCGACGGCCTGTTCCTGGACAGCTGCCGGCGGGTTGCGGCGGACTACGAGGGGCGCATCGGGTTCCAGGATCGGATCGTGGACAACATGTGCATGCAGCTGGTCCAGAAGCCGGAGACGTATGACGTCCTGGTGGCCCCCAACCTGTACGGGGACATCATCAGCGACCTGACCGCCGGCCTGGTCGGTGGGCTGGGCCTCGCCCCGGGCGCGAACATCGGGGAGGAGGCGGCCGTGTTCGAGGCGGTCCATGGATCGGCCCCGAAGTACGCCGGCCAGGACCGGGCCAACCCGACCGCGCTCATCCTTTCCGGCGCGCTCCTGCTCCGGCACATCGGGGAGACGGCGGCCGGCGCGGCGGTCGAGGACGCCGTCCGGGCGGTTATCGGCGAGGGAGCCATCCGGACCGCCGACCTGGGTGGCACATCCGGGACCCGCGCGTACGGCGAGGCAGTGGCGGCCCGGGTGCAGGCCCTGAGATCCGCCGCATGA